DNA from Eucalyptus grandis isolate ANBG69807.140 chromosome 5, ASM1654582v1, whole genome shotgun sequence:
GGGCCGAGAGTCCTTATGGGGTTCATGGAAGCCCCGGTCGACATCCTATCATCACGGTGTTACGTATTCGGATTTCTCTCTATGTTTTTACGAAAGGTAAGAAAAAGTAAATGCAATTCTTACCCTGCTACAAGATTGTCAAGCAGCACCGTTGCTCCAACTGCAATACCTGCTAAATCTCCTACCTGTCGTCATGCAAAATGCAACCAGGATATGGTTGGAGAgcttttgatgattaatgaaATGAAACGAGCATGGATAGAGGAAGGGCGAATATGCAACACGGGTGATGCCATACCGCGCGAGTGTCGGTTGCCACTGCGACGCTCACGAACATGAGGAGGAAAGTGGCGAGAAATTCGAGAGCAAACGCCCGTCCAACGTTCACCGAAGGCACCGTGACACCGCTGTTCACCAGAGGATAGAAAACCCACTTGAGGACGTAGGAAGCGCACATTGAGCCCAAGACCTGCACGGCAACGTAGCCAGGCACTTGGTTCCATGGAAAGTGCCGAGTCACCGCGAAGGCGATGGTTACGGATGGGTTCAGGTGGGCTCCCGATATGTGACCGACTGAGAAAATTATGACCGTCACAGCAAGTCCGGCGCATGCCGCATTCCCAATCAACGTCTCTACTCCTACGTACTTTTGGTTCACAATGGGGCCAGCCACCGCGCAAAGTACCAGGAAGAAGGTTCCGACAAACTCCGCTCCGATCTGCATTATTCGTGTAAATCGAATTAATAATTTCTATCCTgcctttcttcttctgtttcACTTTTCATGGAATGTGAGGATAGTTTAGTTTCCATACTAAACCTAGACAAAGCCTCCCCCTAACTTATTTAGCCGCCTAATCTTACTCGTGTTAGAGTTTTATCGGGGTTTACCTTCCGCAAAGGATCATACATATTCGGCTTGAGATGCCAAACACCCTCGGTCGCATCGTCAATCAGCACGCCCCTGGGTCGTATCACGGACATGTCCTCCGCCAACGTCAAGTCCGTTCCTACAGCAAGCTCGTGGGCCCCCGATCTTGACATTCTCCTCAGTTCGACGACTCACCGGAGATTAGCCGAAACCAGAGAGAAGGTCAAACGTCGATTCCTAGGACGCGCGAGAGATCCGCGAGAAGAAGAGATCGATGGGCGGTGCTTATAACGGCGAGTGTTCAGATGGAAAGCATTGTCTATAGAAAGTCAACGGCATTACacatctccatcatcttcctcttctccgcTAACTAAGCCAATCATTTGTCAAAATGCAGCAGCTTTTACGTTTAATTCTTtgatattgaaagaaaaatagccATCGTTTCCTCCGCAGTCAACACTAATCCTGAGTTTTAGGTGTTGCAGCTCTATATTTCAGCTTGTGGAGCCTGTTCTACTGTCCCttgtcaccaaaaaaagaaaaagaaaaaaactgttCTTTTCCAGGTTAGAGGATTTctaaagggaaaatgacaaatagTTTTTGGATTTAGGCTCAATATACAATGTGGTtattgaacttttttattttccatgtaatccctgaattttttgtatatgtttaatttaatcactaaattatatgaaaattttcaataacaGGATTACGCAAATATTTTCATACAGTTTatggactacattgaatatgtaccaaaagtctAGAAACCACATTGAACATTAGACTAAAGTTCAaagaccacattgaacaaattaaaagttcaagaattaatTACACATTAgacaaaagtttagggaccattTATATCATTACTGCATTTCTAAAAGAGTCCAAAAGAAATTATCCATAAAATAGGTCGTCAACTACTATTTGAATTAGTTAccgaattttatttgatttttcaaatgacCGACTACTTAtcttgaacaaaaagaaaacttctCTAGCATGGACATCATGATTCATGCCCCTTCTCGCTTAATTCTTCAAAGGAGGGAAAATCGACCAATTACCATATAATTAAAAGTACAGTCTCTGGTTCAGTACTAAGCGACATCCGAATTGATCGCTTACACGAGCTGTAATGCCGATGCCGACGTCGTTAACAAATCCAGTTTGCTTCGATCGccagttttatttatttcttagctGAAGAATTTGCTCTTTTCACGCTATATAGTTGCTAAGTCCACGGATAAGAATTTCAGGAATCATTTTCTTGTCCTCGAAACAGCTTGAGATCTCACAGAGCAGGATCTGGGCTTTTGTATCTTGATCTCTCGGCGATCATCCATCCATAGAAACCATCAAATAGTAAGATTTTCGCATGAACACGCGGAGTTTTCATTCCGAGCCTTtactctctcttccttttccttttggtagGTCTGAAGACGTCGCCACCGTCGATGTATACACCACCAAAGGCCTCCTAACCATCGGCGACCGGTACTTAGATGTGAGGTCGGAAGTTTGACAGTTGTCATTTTCTCCCTCCTTGTTTCGGCGTGTTTTTCGAATCGAGTCGAGGGAAAGGGATCCGAAATCTCGATGCAACTGGAGCGTTTGATGGGCAATGTTTTTCTCATCGACACAAGACGGAGGAGGAGTTCAAGAAGAGCCACGTTGAGAATGCAGTGAACGTGCCTTACATGTTCTCCACACCagaggaagaaaagggagaaggtgatgcaagcctaggggaGGCTTTatcaaacaataggatcgggagagtgactcgcacacagaaacaggacaaacaggaatttcagcactgcgcgagcttaggagaacagtcgtatctttgtcgatacagatcggatcgacctgattccaaagccaaatgaacaaagacttctggatctacaatttctttgttttgggttttctgaaataagcactgtaggatagtcgaaattgggttggaaataacgaacagaataggaaaagatagaaactccgttggttgctcttctaggcctccaaggaagttgagagggcaccgattcttctagatcgatgactgcaactcttcaaggatgcagatttcgaaagctccgactcttcaaggacggagtgaaaactcttctagatTTTCAAAGGGATGAACTCTTCAaggttcacgatacttgcttcaagcaaagttttttcattcatcaaaagctgttcgtcttctacaagaaattgggcttatatcatcaaagaaataaagacggagcattgaaactaggagaaataaagacaggACATTAAAATTAGCAGAAATAGTAAAAGCATAACGTCTTCGTGGCAAGGTGTCTTTCCAActtccgggatggactcaagatgtcgttatggcttctcggtttcgtcgagctttaatgcgggccgatcttcttggtcgagagagccggtcttcaatgtgggctgcATCAGAAGGATAACAGAAGTGCCTTAATTTGTGTATGACGTTCATTTTAGTGTCACAACTTTTCGCTCACtcatttaaatgccaaatcggaaaataaaaaatgatcacttaagtgctaatggCGAAATATTCCAGCCAAAATAGTTACGTGGcttttacaattttaaaaaaataataataaaatggttgagttggaatttttttacaaattccAGTCCACGTGGACTGGCAAAACGGCATTGCTTAGTCCAACGTGGCTGGGTTGGACTAAACGGCATCGCACCACGTCGTTACCCAAAAACAACGCCACATGATGCTGcccaaaatgaacaaaaactaGGGCTCCGATCTGTTGCCTCATCATCGACGATTCTCTATGAACATTGCTCACCCTCGCTTGCTCGCCATCTGTCGCTCACTTGCTCGCCATCATTGCTCGCCGCCTCATCACTTTCAATCAATCCGGTTAGTCATAAGTGATACTCTTTGAGTTAATCAATCggagggaaaaaaattaggggtttaggagggaaaaaaattagcGCTCGGGTGAGGAGGAAAAATTAGGGTCATTAGTGTGCGCTGCCTCGTCATTTTACACTAAAGCCGACAATATGAGGACCTCGATTTATTTTATCAACCCCCAATTGCTCTATTGTTGCTTTCTATCTAGGAAAAGACAAGCATTGAGTTGTTTggttgtttgttttctttttaattagatGTCATTGTGGGGACCTCCATGTTAAGTTGTCGTTTGTCCTTTTTGTGTTGTGGTCTCAaaagctactttttttcttgggtGCAGGGCTGGCATGGGGGATAATATTATTGTAGGCATCATTGTCAGATACGGTGGGGAATTTGTCGTTAGCGCTGATGAATGGGAATATATTGGTGGAAACAAAGGGACTATTTATGTCGATGTAGGTAAGCCATCATATACTAATATCATGAGGGAAATAGTGTAACAGTTACATtgcaaaatagaaaagttacgCTGTTATATTCTTGGGAAAGAATTGAAGGAGGGTTTAAGAATCTTCAATGATGATAATGGTACAAAGGAAATTGTTCACTATTATCTTCATGGCAAGGAAGCTACGatatatgttgagtattatgGTGATAATGAAgacaatgaagacgaagatgatgaagatgatgaaaccACTCAAGTAGGAGAAGTAAAAGGTAGTGTTGAACCGACTACTCAGATTGGGTGTGGATCTATTTTAGATGAAGGACAGTAGGAGAGACAGTATAAGGAGGTGAGGGAGGTAGGGCATATAAAGCACAATCAAGAAGAGTCTCTGGTGAAAACTTAGGTGACAAAGAATTCACTCGATTAGAGTGGAAAGTTACTCTATCTAGTGAATCAGATGATGAAACTTTGCAAGATGTGAATTACCCcagtgatgatgataatgatgatgaggaacttgcatAGTCAAGGTAAAAGCAGAGGGACTTTCAGAGAAATGAAATTGTAGCATTCGGAGAATAGCAAGAACCTCGACCCATAAATGGAGATGAAGGAGCTCTAGTTAATGGTAAATAAATCGATTATGAAGAAAGTATCGGTGACAACGAGACTCACAGTTCAGAGAATGAAGATGTCAAAGGAGCTGTGCGTAGGAGGAAAAGTAAGTATCCATGTTATGATCCTACTATTGCATGTCCTATTTTGTCTATTGGTAAGAAATTCGATGATGCTAAGCAGTTCAAAAAAgcttttgtaaaatatttaattattgagtAGAGGAGTTAGAAATACTAATAAATTTATGAGAACAAAAGTTCACAACGAAATTGTTCATGGAAGATATATGGTGCACTGAATAAGAAGAGCAGATCATTTCAGCTTAGGTCTTtccaagaggaaaatatttGTTCCATTGTGTTTGACAACAAAAGGGTAATAAGTGTATGGTTGTCAAAACACTTTTTCAACACTATCAAGGCGACGCCTGAGATTAAAAGTCCTCATTCAAGCAATTAGTGAACGAGCAGGTAGGAATAAATATGTCCAGAAACCAGTGCAAAAGAGCCAAATAGAAGGTGATGAGTACACTAATTGGTAGGTACAAGGAAGAATGTACTGAGATTTGGATTATGCTGGTGAGTATAGGCTTCAAAACCCATATAGTAGAATATATGTCGAAGTTGTCGAAAGGCCATTACCTAACCATGGGACTAAATTTGATAGGATTTATGTTTATTGTGATGCATGCAAGAGAGAATTTATGGCTAATTGTAGAAGAGTCATAGACTTTGATGTTTAAAGGATTATGTAAACGAGAGTTGTTGGCTGCCATTGGAAAAAATGCCAATAACCAAATGTTTCCAATAGCTTGGGCTGTTGTGAGGGTAAAGAACAAAGGCACTTGGTTCTGGTTCCTGGAAAGTATAAAGGCAGAAGCAATTTTGGCCTATAAGAAAAAGCACTAACATGACTTATTTTAGAATACATAAACAGGGGTTACTTAAGTTGACTAGGGAAGGATTTGAAGCACTATTCCAAACTAAGCCTAAACATTGGTGTAGGGCATTTTTTAGTGAAGAATTCGAGTACGACATCATTGATAATAACATCAATGAAACATTCAATGGGAGAATCTTAGAGTTTAGGTGTAAACCAATCATCAACATGCTCGAAGAAATAAGAATAATAGTCATGACTAAGCTTCAAAGGTAGCGGATTGAGGCTACAAAGTGAACTAAGGAGTGTGATACCAGGATTGCAAAGAGATTAGAAGAGAATATAGCTGTTAGTAAGTTTTGTCATCTCATCTAGAATggagataatggatatgagataatgcacaatactGATAAGTATATTGTCCAACTAGAGGGAAGAAGGTGTTCATGTCGTGACAGGCAACTAATTGGAATTCTATATATACATGACATTTGTGTCATCCAGTTGAAGCATCATATTCTAGAGGACTACCTGCACGATTGCTACAAGAGAAGCACATATGTTGTTTCTACTActactaggggtgtgcatggtccgggcgggcggttcccgacctagaaccgggaaccgcccgctaaggaccggttccgaaaaattggaaccgagatccacccgtttgttgcagggatccacccaggaactggaccgccggtccggtccggttcccgggtggatccatggaatcgATCTTGAcacgaaacaattttggttttcaacatagaacggtcgggtctatgagttggaaaggaggggaggaggtctatggtTGGGTAatcaacatagaacggtcgcGGAACAATTTTCCGCAGCTGTGGCGAGTGGCGGCCGACGCGAGGGGGCGAACAACAgcggcggaggagcagcggcggcggcgtcgacgcTCAGGGAGGAATCaaaatggcgataggattaggaagaaccgaggaagagacaaagagagagaaccgaagacgaagggagtgaggaaatgagatctaatctagggtttcttttagtaaattttttttttaatattaaaaaggttccggttCGGTCCAGGTGGGcagatccgcccatggaaccgggaaccggaccggtacccactagttccgaaaaattggaaccgggaaccggaccggttccctcaagaaccgccggttccgggcggtccgggcggttcccaggtattttgcacacccatAACTACTACATGTTGTGGCCAATTAGAAGTAGTAGATTTTGGAAACCCACAACTCATGAAGCCTCTAAGCCTTTGCCTCTAAAAAAGCAAATTGGTAGGCcaaaaaagagacaaagaatgTACAGGGGGAGATTTTAAGTAAGAGGATGGGCATGATGGATCTGAAGATAAAATGTTTCTATTGTCATAAGGAATGGCACAATAAGACTGGTTGTCAATTGAATAAACTACATCAATAACAACAACCATCTAAGGAATGGCCCACTGAAAGGATAATTGAAGGGTCAACTAAAGAAGGGCCAGCCGAAAGTACAACTAAGTGGCCGAGTGAAGGACAATTGAAGTATTAGTTGAAGGTCGAACTGAAAGGCCAACCCTTGAGTTAATTTTTTCAAAGACGAGAAGTAAATATCCCATAAGTCCTACAATTTTTGTTGTACGTGTTTTGTTGTGGCTAGTTGTGTGTGTTATGTTATTTATGAGCTGATTGTGTGTGTCATATTGTTTTATGGGCTAGTTGTGTGCGTTATATTCTTAGGTGAGGAAAACACAAGTTGCACGAGTTGCTCAGGTTGTTGAAACTAATGCACTACTTCGAATTAGAGGAGCTATAGGGAAAATGATAAGGCAATATGGTTGTGGCTTTTATACAGACTTAAATTGTGAtagcctgaattttcagaatttatttttgattaaataaatcgggcatttcatcgacgcgccgaTAGTGCcattctctgagttgatcattcatgagataactagactatctggggaagtaattaagggattttaatgcaatggactgGAGAagtcgaccaggaatcgactgcttgaccgtgTTGATCCacaaaggtcattacggcaccgtcaaaaatcgatcagagaccggagataggtcaattcaatgaagatatgtgattagtgcgtgggtgattccatctaattgcaaaattctcatcgaacggcactagaccgatttttctatcatttatgtacctggtgtccgtatttgaaacctcgagattttcacgacaaccgagagttgccaatgagtcgaagatgtacaatgtgacttgagataaatcgatcacgggtcaattgcaaaaaaaattcctaaaagctacccggtgaactaggtcatgctaaaatcgcgtcagattgaaattaaccgctgatttgaacctgattttagaaattgaaagttttgtcgtgtcatgatctattttaggaacatcaactcatcctccgaagaattttcggagattccgagatttttacggaaaatagattcggacgttgcggaaaaaTAACGAAAATTCGAATGGGCTAAGTCGAAGGAAATTTAgacttccaagccgagcctTTGGGTGTTGGGGACTTACAGAAAATTTTACGGGAttctttttcatcaaaattggacatcaacttgaagaattttgGTGGAAATTGAAGCTTTATTGAGGAAATTCGGAGCTAGAAGAGGGCAGCAATTTTGGGCTtcaaaatttagattatttgGTGGAATTTATGCAAGAAAGTATTGAAGACACTTAGGATAAGATTGAAGATGATTGGGGGACCAAGAATTCAATTATCTAGATAATCCTTGTGGACTTTTGTTCTCTCTCATCCCTCTCTTCTTGCACACGCTTTCCATTTCTCTTCCATTCGACCGCCACGGCTTCATCTTCACTTTCATTTGTCCAGCTTAATCGATTTCCCCCCCTCCTGTCTCTGTTATCGCTTTCGTTTTCCTCGCCAGCagctctcccttttctctcatttttctgcCTCCACCGAGCTGTCTTTTTGCTGCCACATCCACGCGTCTTCACGCCCTCAAGGCCATCAATTAAACCGAGCAGCACCTCCAGCGAAGTCTTCATCCAGCTGCTCCCTTCTACCGATTGTTGACCAGCAACGCCCCTGCTCTCATCATCTCTCCATCGTTCGAGCGCCAGCAGCTGCTTCCACCCTTGCGCCTGCCATCTCCACTTCTTCGCACGTCCAGTGGAGTCCACCGAAGCTGCCAACGCCACCTCACCGAAGCCATCTCCACCGGTCAACAAACCAGCGCCTCCTTCCACCGAGTGAAGCCCATCTTTGACCGCCAGCACGTCCGCAAGGCCGCCCCATCTCCACGCTCGAGCATCGCCAGCCAGCTCGTGGACTTCGCTGCTTCCTCGTCCGCATCTCCTCTCCAGCATCTTCAGCCCAGCTCTCCACCAAGCCCAACCCGTGAGCAAGTAGCCCACAGTTCAGCCCAATTGAAGTCAGACCCAACCGTGGGCTTCAGCTGCAGCAGCTCCTCCTCAATCGGCCCGTGCATTCAACCCATTTGAAGCCCGCAAGCCCATTCGAAGTCCACCAGTCCAGCTCAACTTGGGTCCAGCCCaaatcaagaacaaatctcagcttgggctgagatttgttggactgattttaggcccggtccaagcccgttGACGCCGCCACAAACTCGAGTTTCGGCCGCCATCGCGCTGccgtcgcggtgaaccggtttccgcTATAAACCgctgagtttatgcactaaactcttcttagtaggttaatgacgtttaaggggtgtttagtttaatttaattatgaattaggtggttagttatattaaattagtgatttaattattcaattatgcatgttaggtggttagaacggCCTAGTTAGGGACTAGataagttgtattatttatctagattggttcggtaattttccgggcctgtttcggtatttaatttatCATTTCCGGACTAGGTttgtatttttggcatttattggtatttaattaattaatttccttaattatttatttatttatttatttattttccgaaaattaggccgagatagccggtgatcggaatttcgtgctaattgaaATGGTATGCAtggttttatttaattgagtgttggCTTGTGCAAATTAAGTGAAAATTATAATACTAGGCATTTATTCtgaaaattgagtaatttcggtatttaatcagaaaatgtTGGGGCGTCAGTTTTTAACGCCGAAAAGGTTTTTAGACACTatataaatagtgggattttctaaaaggaagatattgcatttttggcttaggccgaccgtgtacccacacacgattatttttattggatatttttaACATGAAGAAACTAGGCGaagacattattttaaattgaggaattcaagtgcgaAGCACTTTGTCCTTGGCCGTGAGTGAATGATTGCGTGTTGGGTTATAGTCAAGGCAGGTTGATTATTGGAAGTTGAGGTGATATGTGTGGGGTTGAGAGAACCCGATTTGGGTCGTgagcaggtaaaggactaagtactacatgAGTATGAGACTtcgtgtgagtcacctctagTGACTTATaccattgcttattgtagttaagggctaagtgttacatggCGACCTGAGTCGTATGAGAATTACCTCTAGTACCTTGCAGTATTGTCATGCATAGTGAAGGGCTAAGTGCTGCACGATAGCAAGATCttgtgtgagttacctctagtgccttatactattgcttTTTGTAGtgaagggctaagtgctacacgatagcaagacttcgtgtgagttacctctagtgCCTTCTACTATTATTATTTATGGTCAAGGACTAAGTACCGCACGATGACAAGACTTCGTGTAGGGTCACCTCTAGATCCTTGAGCTTGATTTTTTGAGTGGGAATGTTGAATTGGAACGTTGAGAGTAATTATCGGGTATAGATGGAACCACCGATATGATTGaccgcgcctgattatgggacgaaattgtgtgatacgaaatgggacgtgtcataacaatttggccttataatcgacACTCAtgtggattgattgattgactaAGATTGAATGAGATATTCCAAATGCTCGGGTGTTGTTACTGCACTTATGCGATATATGATTCATGCTAACATGCAGGAGGAGACTAAGGCGAGATAAGTCCTtatgattgtgtgattgtgtggttaggacgcttCTAGGCGTATTatcctcctaatcggggtttagagcgtgaactcgctgagaattatatctcaccccgtcgtagGCTCAATTTTCAGGGCCGTAGAGTGGAGAACCTGAAGCCGAGCTGTGGTGACCTGAGGAGTAGGTCAATTAGGTCAACTTCCTTTTAAAGAACCGTCTTTTGTAAACTCTTGGTTGATGACCTTTGTAAATAACTCAGTTggtttataaaagcatgtttgttggtgaaattgttgtcctgcttttctatcccgagatggttactGTCATGGGATTTAtaattcacttccgcatgcgtaattaaaaatgaaaatggtcgGCAACTCGTCCtaggaagtcgcaaattttatcgaccagagagggatgggcacgtgctcgggGTCCAAGGTGTGACATAAATACTGGAATGACTGTTTTGAATGTAAGTTTTGTAGGTATCGCACATTTAATTTATGATATTGGACTTTATTGACAATATGGCTATATTGTTGTAGCCCGGGAGAACTTTGAAGGTGCTTATCTCTCAAAGTGGCACAAGTCAAGAGTCAACAATACACCCGAAAGAAGAACTAGAATGTCAATTGGAGCACAATCAAGTAAGAAGAGTGTTCCAAAACAAATGACACGAGCGGTAGGTCCAATAATAAGAGCACAATCGAGTAAGAAGAGTGTTCCAAAACAAACAACACAAGTGACAGCTACAaaacaattaccaaaaaagaattATTCACAAGTACCATGTAAAGGAACTGATGTTGGCAATTCCGAAACAGCCAGCAACATCACCACTAAGAATGTGGTAGTTactaagaagaaaaagcaaaagcatgGGACAAAAAAGTCAATATAACAATCTTCAAGTCCAGCTGCAGTTAGGAAGAGTATAAGGATCCAAGTTAAAAGTCTATCAAGAAAATGCACTTGATGGGTTGTGCATATTGATGAATAGTGGAAGGGTGTTAGATATGgttgtttctattttttgttgggAGGTTGCTATTGATTAAAGTTGATATTTTTAGGTGTCCATTTAGTTTGatgttattttattgtttggttGCAAGCCAACCCCTAGAGGTGGATATTTTAGTTGGTTATTCAAATTGACCCAATGTAAGACATTATGTTCAATGCCAATGGAACAATATTTATTTTGGCATGTTTTTTCCATTtacatattttgtttttggttgtgGTGGTGTGCTAATTCTGCTGGTGGTGGTGATTTTGTTGGTATTATTGGATGTGCTGGTTTGTTCGTGGTTATGTTTGGTGTTAATGCAATGCTTGGTGTTGATATAGTACTTGGTGCAAGCACAAGGATGCAATAGCTTTCTGGTGTAGGGTGTGCTGGTACAAGTACAAGATGCATGAGCACTTACATGTGCCAATGCAACATTGTGCTTGCACTAGCGATTTATTGGtatttaagtgatcactttCAACTAAacttggcactcaaatgatcatttctaatcatttatgcaacacaaatgacatttttttatcacgactggtacttaagtgatcacttttagCTAAATttgacactcaaatgatcactatttacaacttatggcattgaaataaacattcaaaaaattatttccactcCTTCATTTGACCATTATTTGTAGcaaaaattgcagcaaatcAGCAAACCCATTACTAGCAAGTATTACAGCAAACCATTACCGGTAAGTATTGTAGCAAACCATTGCTAGCAAACAATTACATCAAACCAAACTTCTCAAACAAAAACTAAACAAACCAAATTTGAAACACTACTAAGCAAGAGACTTATAAGTTCTCAGAACCAATTCCATTTCCACCATTTTCGCCATGGATTGCATACAAGAATTGTAACTTACCAACAACACAACTATACTCACAAATTACCTAATAT
Protein-coding regions in this window:
- the LOC104445869 gene encoding probable aquaporin NIP5-1, with protein sequence MQIGAEFVGTFFLVLCAVAGPIVNQKYVGVETLIGNAACAGLAVTVIIFSVGHISGAHLNPSVTIAFAVTRHFPWNQVPGYVAVQVLGSMCASYVLKWVFYPLVNSGVTVPSVNVGRAFALEFLATFLLMFVSVAVATDTRAVGDLAGIAVGATVLLDNLVAGMSTGASMNPIRTLGPAVAAGNYKGLWAYMVAPPLGAIAGAVTYTALKLRGHEAEPLCRRRDPTLKPGPGPLNTHL